A window from Salarias fasciatus chromosome 11, fSalaFa1.1, whole genome shotgun sequence encodes these proteins:
- the znf526 gene encoding zinc finger protein 574 has product MAEQQQQQEEEAEGVYVEHQYMCSECHELFNTLEEVLIHQQIHTGQEGEVEGEAMTIQGIPEMMEQGQQYQCLECGSLLVNQDELLQHQEMHMREAGMEVEQQELLEITETQEVRSEAEVVQPVQYQCLDCLALFDTPESWLEHRRTHNRSSTHSNNDTIEYVLQPDGTITPLHSVQKYVLSEQQAGEILAQVLAQQQQRKCQSVSKPAPPSRSALLPPVTPTPGSATMHLQILTAQALADGSTSPGQHRARLRPLLPAVARDPSPKLGVLENGVQRLELRLAPGVGGDNQQRQSTEMVVVHPYECSECSLLFKTPEDFLKHQGEHFLGQDKESGDSGVMSGFEDGRGREDAAERPEDMRARGSEKKPALWAKLQQCELCSRTFTSVNRLAAHRRVHEQGTHECPECGKVFKKAPSLETHMRTHSGVARYLCVDCGSGFTTEVTLMMHRKSHTADPLHKCQFCHKTFTNMTKYLYHRRTHLNRDSCGAASPVSALCAPRRASASALAILDRAREKKSSRSDEAKSSLMAPLSEEEVRQMETPKQSDQGENEEKGTASSVEAAKGNAGQLGDAAAPPSHPAPGATAASAESTSAGGAFSCRSCPQTFPSKLQLVQHRRKAHAPECSFLCGVCGKSFRKQIHVRNHIRTHTGEKPFQCSDCGKTFSSLANLMRHNLVHSGLRPYRCEVCHVSFTQSSNLRQHSLLHSTAPALSCPDCPATFRWPKKLAAHRFTRHPGSPAPFPCLHCEAGFLTRRQRDGHCLEQHPALVQAATEPGGQAEAGNDATPEPSTSAAGGTASGASPGVARAGLDCNICGKKLNSPANLRLHRLSHFAAGPGRPRHAAGKRAKAHQCLTCGKLFVSSSGVALHQRVHTGERPFPCHVCGKRFRQNTHLREHLRTHSGERPFHCDVCGKGFVQSMHLVEHRRTHTGERPHTCSQCGKAFKTFSNLRNHKKTHARQQRLDEEEAAAAAQAAMETSSAVAVVDASAVELSRQPQLIQIQTSDLQQVQGTPTIMCNEFGETIAIIETSEGGALPLEQALEIYHTALENGLAVDGLQLI; this is encoded by the exons AtggccgagcagcagcagcaacaggaggaggaggcggaagGTGTGTATGTGGAGCACCAGTACATGTGCAGCGAGTGCCACGAGCTCTTCAACACCCTGGAGGAGGTGCTGATCCACCAGCAGATCCACACCGGCCAGGAGGGTGAGGTGGAGGGCGAGGCCATGACCATCCAGGGAATCCCAGAGATGATGGAGCAGGGCCAGCAGTACCAGTGTCTGGAGTGTGGGAGCCTCCTCGTGAACCaggacgagctgctgcagcaccaggAGATGCACATGAGGGAGGCggggatggaggtggagcagcaAG AGCTGTTGGAGATCACGGAGACACAGGAAGTCAGGTCAGAGGCTGAGGTGGTGCAGCCGGTTCAATACCAGTGCCTTGACTGCTTGGCACTGTTTGACACACCTGAGTCCTGGCTGGAGCACCGGCGGACCCACAacaggagcagcacacacagCAACAACGACACCATA GAGTACGTGCTGCAGCCGGACGGCACCATCACTCCACTGCACAGCGTTCAGAAGTATGTGCTGAGTGAGCAGCAGGCCGGCGAGATCCTGGCTCAG gtccttgctcagcagcagcagaggaaatgtCAGTCTGTTTCCAAACCCGCTCCGCCCTCCCGCTCCGCCCTGCTCCCTCCCGTCACGCCCACGCCAGGCTCCGCCACCATGCACCTGCAGATCCTGACGGCTCAGGCTCTGGCGGACGGCTCCACCTCCCCCGGGCAGCATCGCGCTCGGCTGCGCCCTCTGCTGCCCGCGGTGGCGCGGGACCCATCCCCGAAGCTGGGGGTCCTGGAGAACGGCGTGCAGAGGCTGGAGCTGAGACTGGCTCCAGGCGTCGGCGGCGACAATCAGCAGCGGCAGTCGACGGAGATGGTGGTCGTCCACCCTTACGAATGCTCCGAATGCTCCCTGCTCTTCAAAACTCCAGAGGACTTCCTGAAGCACCAGGGAGAGCACTTCCTGGGTCAGGACAAGGAGAGCGGGGATTCCGGGGTCATGAGTGGCTTCGAGGACGGGCGAGGGCGGGAGGACGCCGCAGAGCGGCCCGAGGACATGAGGGCAAGGGGATCGGAGAAGAAGCCGGCCCTCTGGGCCAAACTCCAGCAGTGCGAGCTCTGCAGCCGCACCTTCACCTCCGTCAACCGGCTGGCGGCTCACAGACGCGTCCACGAGCAAGGCACGCACGAGTGTCCCGAGTGTGGCAAGGTGTTCAAGAAGGCGCCGTCGCTGGAGACGCACATGCGAACCCACTCCGGTGTGGCCCGCTACCTGTGTGTGGACTGTGGGAGCGGCTTCACCACTGAGGTGACGCTCATGATGCACAG GAAGTCCCACACCGCCGACCCGCTTCACAAGTGTCAGTTCTGCCACAAGACCTTCACCAACATGACCAAGTACCTCTACCACCGCCGAACACACCTCAACCGCGACTCGTGCGGCGCGGCCTCGCCCGTCTCTGCG ctctgcgcTCCGAGACGAGCGTCCGCCTCTGCCCTCGCCATCCTGGACCGAGCGAGGGAGAAGAAGAGCTCTCGGAGCGACGAGGCCAAGTCCAGCCTGATGGCGCCTCTGAGCGAGGAGGAGGTTCGTCAAATGGAGACTCCGAAGCAGAGCGATCAGGGGGAGAATGAGGAGAAGGGGACGGCCAGCAGCGTGGAGGCTGCTAAAGGGAACGCAGGGCAGCTGGGAGACGCTGCTGCGCCACCCTCACACCCCGCTCCCGGCGCCACTGCCGCCTCAGCAGAATCTACCTCGGCCGGGGGGGCGTTTTCCTGCCGCTCCTGCCCCCAGACCTTCCCCTCCAAGCTGCAGCTGGTGCAGCACAGGCGGAAGGCGCACGCCCCCGAGTGCAGCTTCCTCTGCGGCGTCTGCGGGAAGTCCTTCCGCAAGCAGATCCACGTGCGGAACCACATCCGGACtcacaccggcgagaagccgtTCCAGTGCTCCGACTGCGGCAAGACCTTCTCGTCCCTGGCCAACCTGATGAGGCACAACCTGGTGCACTCCGGCCTGCGGCCGTACCGCTGCGAGGTCTGCCACGTCTCCTTCACCCAGTCCTCCAACCTGCGCCAGCACAGCCTGCTGCACTCCACCGCCCCGGCGCTGAGCTGCCCCGACTGCCCCGCCACCTTCCGCTGGCCCAAGAAGCTGGCGGCGCACCGCTTCACCCGCCACCCGGGCTCCCCGGCGCCTTTCCCCTGCCTGCACTGCGAGGCGGGGTTCCTGACCCGGAGGCAGCGCGACGGCCACTGCCTGGAGCAGCACCCGGCGCTGGTGCAGGCGGCGACGGAGCCCGGCGGCCAAGCGGAGGCCGGCAATGACGCGACCCCCGAGCCCTCCACCTCGGCGGCGGGCGGGACCGCTTCGGGGGCGTCGCCCGGCGTGGCGAGGGCGGGTCTGGACTGCAACATCTGCGGGAAGAAGCTGAACTCCCCGGCGAACCTGCGGCTCCACAGACTAAGCCACTTCGCCGCGGGGCCCGGGCGGCCTCGCCACGCCGCGGGGAAACGCGCCAAGGCCCACCAGTGTCTGACCTGCGGGAAGCTCTTCGTGTCGTCCTCCGGGGTGGCGCTGCACCAGCGGGTCCACACGGGCGAGCGGCCCTTCCCCTGCCACGTGTGCGGGAAGCGCTTCCGCCAGAACACGCACCTGCGCGAGCACCTGCGCACGCACTCGGGCGAGCGGCCGTTCCACTGCGACGTCTGCGGCAAGGGCTTCGTCCAGAGCATGCACCTGGTGGAGCACCGGCGCACGCACACGGGCGAGCGGCCGCACACGTGCTCCCAGTGCGGCAAGGCTTTCAAGACCTTCTCCAACCTGAGGAACCACAAGAAGACGCACGCCAGGCAGCAGCggctggatgaggaggaggcggccgccgccgcccaggCCGCCATGGAAACCAGCTCCGCCGTGGCCGTGGTGGATGCCTCGGCGGTGGAGCTGTCCAGACAACCGCAGCTCATCCAGATCCAAACCTCAGATCTACAGCAG GTGCAAGGCACCCCTACCATCATGTGCAATGAGTTCGGGGAGACCATCGCCATCATCGAGACGAGTGAGGGCGGGGCGCTGCCTCTGGAGCAGGCTCTGGAGATCTACCACACGGCCCTGGAGAACGGGCTGGCCGTGGACGGCCTGCAGCTGATCTGA